TTTCTCCCTATAGACACAAACACTTTATCTACATAAAGATGTCTCGTATTCTCCCCTTTAATACATACGATGCTCCCGCCATTTTCCTCTTCTTCTATTTTGTCGACGGTAGAAGACGTATATATCCTTATACCTCTACTTTCGGCTATATTCTTAATGAGTAAACTCACTTCATGGTCTAGCGTTGGTAGGATATTGGGCATCATCTCTACAACAGATACCTTAACACCAAATCGATTCATGATAAAGGCAAACTCCATGCCAATTACCCCTCCGCCTATAATGCATAAGCTCTGGGGCAAAGACTTAATGTCAAGAATTATATCACTATTCATGACATTTTTAGAATCAATACCTTTAATCGGCAATTGCGCCGGCGATGATCCCGTAGCTATAATAATGTTTTTAGCTTTAAGCTTATTCTCACCAAATATTATGTTTTTTTCTTTATCCACTTTCGCTTCAGAATAGAACACATCAACACCATTTGATTTAAGCAAGGCATCTATACCTTCTCTAAGCTCTTCTACAATACTATCTTTTCTTTGAACAACTTTAAGATAGGCAAAAGAATTTATATTTACATCAAGGCCGAACTGACTGGCTTGCCTTACGATACCATATACTTCAGCGGCCCTAGCATAAGACTTTGTAGGTATACATCCCCTGTTTAAACAGGTTCCGCCCAATTTGTCTTTTTCAAACAGCGCGACCTTTGCACCCTTCTTTGCGGCCTTTATAGCAGCTACATATCCTCCAGGACCTGCGCCTATAATTGCCACATCATAATTCTTATATTCCTGTTTAGTCATTTCTCCGCTCACAGCAGTCGCCTGTACCTCATCAACTTGTGCAATAACCGCTACCACATCGCCAGGCTGAACCGTACTTCCCGTAGGACAAACGATTTTCGTTAGCATTCCCTGATAATCGCTATAAACTTTAAAATTCATTTTATTTACTGTTATGTCAAACAAATGTACACCTTTTTGTATGTACTGACCTTCTTCTACATGCCAACTTGCAATACGCCCCTTTTTCATCTTATCTGACAACATTGGCACTTTTACTTCTATATCCATTAAATAAACCCCCTAATTATGACAAAAAATAACGACAAATCTTTAGCAATAAAACCTATAAATATATTAACACTTTTGATTCCTTTTTTCTACACATCTTAGAAAATATTTAACCTTGCTTCTCATGCTTTGATTTATTATTGTTAGAACCTGCATATTTGTATATCTCCACATCTTGTATCACTATCATAAAACCTTCTTTTATCATATCATCTAATACGCTTAATATATTATTTATCTTGTCTTCAACATCAACTATTTCAATAACAATAGGTAAATCCTCCGAAAGCCTCAATATCCTGGCACTATGTACTCTGCTATTAGCCCCATAGCCTTCTATGCCTCGAATAACCGTGGCACCTGCCAGATTATTTTCTTTAATTTTCTTAACAATCGCATGGTATAATGGTTCACCGTGCCATTGATCAGATTCACCTATAAAAATTTTGAGCAGTTTTCCCTTCCCTTTTATATTCACTTTAAAAACCTCCATCCTATAACAATATCTGAGCTAAAAATTTTCCCATCCACACACCTACCAGTGACAATATCAAATTAAGGCCTATATTGACTGTTCCCAATAAATAGCTACCATCACTCAACATAGAAATGGTCTCGTAGCCAAACGTAGAAAAAGTGGTAAGACCACCCAACACGCCTGTCGTAAGGAAAATCCTCAAATTAGGCGGGATAGGCCATCCATTAATACTTGCCTCCATAATGAGCCCTATAAAAAATCCTCCTAAGACATTCACAAATAATGTGCCATAAGGATAGGTATCTCCAAACACTTTTACGCATAAACCAGAAATAATATACCTTATAGACGCTCCCAAAAATCCTCCAATTCCTACTAATATAATTCGATACAATCTTAGCTTCTCCTTTCAATAAAAATAAATAAAGCTCCTACTTTTAATTTTTTAAAAGCAGGAGCCATCAGCATCTCAGGCATTTAAGGCGAGCTCCATCGCCTTATTAAAGAAAGTCAAAATATAAATATATCTTTGAACCTTCTTTATTATATCAATTGTTCTTCACAAGCGCAAGTATTACCTGCTGTATTTTTATAACCACTTGCCTGTACCGTCAAAAAATTGTATACTATAGTAAAATCTTATAGAAGGAAGGTATACATATGGCTCTCATACATTGTGATTTTTTCTCTGAGGTACTGGGCGTTTCTACATCTATGTATGTGATTCTTCCTCAAGCGACTAAGAACCAGATAGGTATGGAAGGCCGTACCATACGTTCAAAACATCCTACCTTGTACCTATTGCATGGATTATCAGATGATCACACCATATGGCTGCGCAGAACTTCTATTGAGCGTTATGTAGCTCCATTAGGGCTTGCAGTAGTAATGCCCGCCGTCGGCCGAAGTTTTTACACAGACATGAAAAACGGTTACCGCTACTGGACCTTTATAAGTGAGGAACTTCCTGAAATAGCCAGATCCTTCTTCCCCCTGTCTGATAAAAGGGAGGACAATTTCGTCGCAGGTTTATCCATGGGAGGCTATGGAGCTTTTAAGCTAGCATTAAGATGTCCAGATAAATACGCCGCTGCTGCCAGCTTATCAGGTGCACTAGATATAGTAAATCTGGTTAAAAATGCTGCTGAACCTATGGCATCTGAATTTTATAACATATTTGGAGATCCTCAGACTGTAGAAGGTAGTGATAATGACCTGTATTATCTGGCCCAAAAGGTAGCACAATCCCAAGGACCTAAGCCTAAACTATACCAATGCTGTGGTACAGAAGATTTCCTCTATCAAGGCAACATAGCTTTTAGAGATTATTGCCAAAAACTAGGCCTCGATATTACCTATGAAGAAGGACCCGGCCAACATGAGTGGGGATTCTGGGACAAATACATACAAAATGTCTTAAAATGGCTACCCCTATAGTTGGCGATAAGGTGTCCTACAATGATATTCATAGATGCTGCCCAGGGCATACTCGCAATCCTCGTAATGATCTCAGTGGGATATGTACTGACTTCAAAGGGCTGGTTCAATGAGGAGATAGCGTCGCTTTTTTCAAAATTGGTCGTAAATATATCCCTCCCAGCCCTTATGATTTCAAACCTCATGGACACATTTACAAAGGATAAACTATTGCACTACGGAATGGGTTCATTAGCAGCATTTGCCAGCATATTAATAGCATACATCCTGGCAATAGGTTTAGCACGCCTTTTAAATATCGACAAAAATAGGCGGGGTGCTTTCGTAGCCTTATTTGCTTTTTCCAATACAATTTTCATAGGATTACCTGTAAACCAATGCCTGTTTGGCGATAAGGCTATACCTTATGTTCTCTTATATTATGTGGCAAACACCAGTCTTTTTTGGACCATAGGAATATATGGCATAGCCAGAGACGGAAATAACGGTGACAGATTACCAGTACTTTCACTGGAAACGATAAAAAAAATTTTTTCTCCAGCATTAATGGGATTTATAACAGGAATAGTTTTTATATTCCTGGGTATAAAGTTACCTCGGTTTGTCATGGACACATTTAAATATATAGGAAACCTAACAACACCTTTGTCCATGTTTTTCATAGGAATTGTAATACATGATATGACTGTAAAGGATATAAAATTTGACAATAAAGTTCTTGCATTGCTAATAGGTCGTTTTATCATATCTCCAATGGTAGCATTTGCTGTATTATACTTTTTACCTCTAGAAATTTTGATGAAAAAAGTATTTATAATACAATCATCCCTACCTGTAATGGCTCAAATCTCCATCGTATCTCGCACTTATGGCAGCGACCACAAATTCGCCGCTATGATGATCACAATCACTACCGTACTGAGTCTATTAGTCATACCTTTTTATATGTACATTATGAATGACATCTTGTAAAAGAAGGTAAATACATCAAACAAACAAAGTTCTGTTAATAAATTAACAATATTTGACTGTTCTCTATTTTAATACTATAATTGTGTTGAATTATTTATATTATAAAAATAAAGCAAAAGTAAAGGAGGAAATAACATGCCGGTTATCACTATAGACGGACCAGCAAATTTATCAAAGGAAACAAAGGCAAAACTTATTGTAAATCTGACAAATGCAGCATCGGAAACCCTAAATATTCCTAAACAGGCTTTCACTATTATTATAAGAGAAAACAATGCAGACAACATAGGAACAGGCGGTGTGCAACTCTCTGAATTACATAAGGCTTAGTAAAAACTTTACCATTTTATGGAGTAACCAAAAAAGCATAAAAGGTTATAAAAGGAGGGAATTTAGAAAAAACAGTTCCCTCCTTATTATTACAAAATATCAATATCGCTGGTAAATGCTACTCTTTTCATAAACATATCCATAAAACGTTTAACGTCCACGTCTACAGCCGCTTTTACACTATTCCCATCGCGTGGTATCGTCATCCCACGGGTATATTTACCTGCCAATTCTATTTCCACATCTATAGGTTTAACAGTAATAAGCGACGGATCTATAGCCGAGGCTACAGCCAATGGATCGTGCAATATAGGGTATTGAGAAGTATTTGAACCCTGCCACAGAGAAATCAGCTGTCGCAAAAACTTGACCCTTTTGTCGTTTGACTGGTCGAAGTATCTCATCTGCTCTTCATTTATTCTGCATTTCAATGTGACATCCAGGCCAACCATTGTGATGTCAGCACCGCTATTAAACACAATATGGGCAGCCTCCGGATCGCAGAGTATATTCCATTCTGGCTGAGGCGCACCTATATAACCACCCATGAGTACAATTCTTACTCTTTCAGCCAAATCCGGTTTTAATCGTAAAGCCACTGCTATATTGGTCAATGGTCCTATAGGGACTAACGTTATCTTTTCTTTAGAATTCATGCATACGTCTATAATAAATTCCACAGCATTTTTGCTTTCGATAACATCTATATTCCTATTTACTGCCTCGCATTGACATGGTATCTCCTCTACATCGACATAATTTATTAATGGTCTTCCTATCCCCTGACATACAGGTATATGCCTCTCAAAAACGTTTAACTCCGTCAAAGCCAGCCGTGCTCTTTCTTTCACATTACGAAAAACCGTGGTTATACCTTCCAGCTCAACCTCAGGCGAATTCAGCGCAAAAGCTATCGCCAGCGCATCGTCAATGTCGTCACCTATATCTGTATCAATTATCATCTTAATCGCCATTATATAACCTCCTATATCTCAATTTCCATGCCATCATAAGTCACTACAAAACCGTATGGCGAAAAGGCCTCTACCATCTCATCGTGCATAAGACCTCCATTGTGAGAAAAGTGATTTACTATAAATATCGTATTTTCTCTGGCAATTTTTTCATCCAATAATCGTTGTTTAACCTTTAAAACCGTGGGGAACCCCATATGGTACCTCATAGACTCCTGAGGCCCAGATGTGCAGTCTAATATAACACCATCAAAAGAGTATTTCTTAATGTATTCCCACGTCTGTTCTGGAAAATAACCCGTATCGTGACCATACAGCAACGTTTTACCATTTAGTTTAATAGCGTATATATAACATTGTTCGCCCGGAGCATGATCCGCCAGAAGTGGAGTCACCTCGGCATCTCCTGCAATAAACGTTTCAAATGGATTTACCTTATGAAAGCGCAAAGTCCCATCACTCTTTTCCTCACCTCCGGCCTGGTCAAAACGCTCTTTAACGTGATCATTGCCATAAACATGCAAAGGATCATTTGAAGTGAAATATGCAAAAGGTTTTTTCCTCATCTGTAAATCCTGTGGATAAAAATGGTCTTCATGGGAATGAGTAATAAATAAATGTTTAACGCGAGACAAATCCAAATGATCTCTTAAAACGTGATAATATGTATCTGCCGAAAAGTCAATCATATATAGGTCATCAATTATGCAAGACGAGCGGGTCCTTATGTTTTTCCCCCCTAATTCTCTTGCCTTACGGCAGGCATCACACTGGCAAAATAGGCCTGGCCAGCCCTCAGCGGCAGCCGTACCAAGAAACTTTACTCTCATTTTATCCACCATCTCCTAATTAAATAAAGTCAAGATCAATTATATCACAATACACAGTGGATACAATACAAAATCGCTTTCTTTATTTATATTGCTGCCATCGGATTTAATTCACTTTTATTATAGTTTAAAAGCCTTCAAAATAGTAGCTTTACTTTGTAGTAACTTCATATCTAGAGATTCTATTGTTTCATAGCCTTCAAAGTAATTAATTATATTATTGAATATGTCAATTTCCATCTTTTCCAATAATTTCATATTCTTATTCTGAATGATATCAAGACATCGCTCTTTTTGCTCTATTAATTCTTTCAATGATCTTATTTTCGTTGAAATATCAGCTTCTTCCATGACTTCACATTCAACATCTTTTAACAGAAATCTTTCTCCCGTCTCAGGATTGTATATATCATAATACCTATCGCCACCTAATGTGCATTCCTCTATAATTTCCAATATGGCACCCGGATTATACCCCTTACCTAAAGGGATCTTTATTTTCACTTTCACCGTTACCACCTCTCGATTTTTTCTGCCATGATTATACTATAAAATTTATTTAGTATCAAGTGCTAATAGTTGGTGCTATTATGCAGAAAATATAAAAAATTAATACAAAGTTTTGAGGAGATTTAAATTATTATCCCTATTCTAAGATTTCACCATCAAAACTTTGCTAATGCAGACATCTGCTATTCTATTGATTCTGGACACAAGATAAACCTCAAGATTTATTCAGATGAATGCCTTTTAGTTCTGTTGCCATTATTGATAACTTTTCATTTAAATCTGCAAATGTACTTTCATCAGTCAGAATCACCAGATAATCGCCTGGCAAAATTTTTGTATTGCCTCTCGGTATTAATTCCGAAGTACCTCTTTTAATACCTACCAGTAAGCAATGTGGCGGCCACTCTATATCTTTTATTCTTTTTCCATCCAGTAAAGAACCTACGCAAACAGCTATTTCAAATAAAACTTTATTCTCTTCATTAATGGTTATTTTTGCTCTTTTATTTTTGAGTATCCGTTCAAGCAAAGCCTCGTATATGGGCTTACTTTTAAACACATCTGTTACAAGATACGCCGTTATAGAAACAGTGCTTAATGCTAGTAAATGTCTAAAGGAACCGGTCATTTCTGTAACTAATAAAGCTCCTGTTATAGGCGCTTTAACTATAGCTGCAAAATTCCCTGCCATGGCCAAAATAGCAAAATCTTTAATAAAAGCTGGATTTAAATGGAAAATTCTACTCATACCGATTCCATAGGCATCCCCCAAAAGAGCACCAATTAAGAGTAATGGCATAAAAATACCCCCGGGTACACCCGAACCGTAGCTAACCATTGTAAATAGAAATTTCCCGAACAATAGAATCATGACGAATAATAGGCTGTAATTGGCATTATTAAGAGAATTAATTATTCCTTCTCCCCCACCCAAAGCACCGGGTAGATAAAGCCCCACTAATATAGACAATAACATCGGTATCAGAGGTTTTAATTCTGACTTGATTTTCATTTTCCCGTAAATATCCTGGGTTTTTAATAACACAGTGTTAAACATCACACCGGATATTCCGATTATTACGCCAAGTCCCAATAAATAAAAATACTTTTCTAGAGGTATAATTGTAAGGTAGCTAAAATCAAAAAGAGGTTTCAGGCCAAAAAAGCTTGAAGAGATAAAGTCAGCCGTAAGGGACGCTACCATTGTTGAAACCAGCACTAGGGGCGAAAAGTTCTTATGAAGTTCTTCTAAAGCAAATACAACACCAGCCAGGGGCGCGTTAAATGCTGCGGCAAGACCAGCACTGGCACCACATGTTATAAGATATTTCTCCTCAACCCTAAATCTCCTCAATAGCCTACTCAGCCCCTGCCCTATAGCAGCTCCTAACTGAATTGAAGGTCCTTCTCGGCCTAGAGAAAGCCCTGCACCTATGGACAGCACTCCCCCTAAAAACTTACACAAAGTTGTCCTCAACCAATTTACTTTAATATACCCTGTTATGATGCCTTCTACCTGAGGTATACCGCTACCGCTCACCATGGGTTCCTCTTTTAAAATCAACCCTACAATATAACCTATGAGTATTAGAAAAACCGCCCATGCAAAAATCCATACAGGATTTGCACGTAATATATGATATAAATTTTCAATCACATGTCCTAATATATCAAGAATATACCTGAATAAAGTAATAATACCTCCAGCTAAAACGCCCGCCACAAATGCTTCGATTATTATCTGTTTGCGAAAATTAATCCATTCATTTAAAGTCTTGTAAGTGATACTTCCCTTTGCCTTCAATACCTATTCCCCTCTCCCTTCACGCTTAGTCTGTCTTTTATTTTAACAAAGTAATGACGATTTGTTAAGTTTTTGTATACTTCTACTACAGAGAAAAATAATTGCAATAAACCTTCACAGATAATTTTATAAAAAGTCATAGAAAAAGGGATCCATATCCCTTAAAAATACAGATCCCTTTGTCCTTGTTCTATCATTTTCAATCGTTCTATTGTTATCTGCCGAACCTTGTCGCTTTTTATCTCTTTCAATCCATCCTCAATCACTTTTAATCCAACTTTCTTAGTTTCTTCAGAAGCATAATCCTCCAGATATTCCTTAAATGTAAGCAGTGCATTGGGCTGACAACAATTTTGTATATTGCCCGTCTTGGCCAATGCCATAAATCTATCTCCTGTTCTCCCTTTTCTATAGCACGCAGTACAATAACTGGGCACATAGCCGGATTGGCAAAGCATCCTTATAACTTCATCAGGGCTCCTGTGATCAGCCACCTCAAACTGAGCCGTTTTTTCTTCCTCCTTGTCTTTTTTATGCTCATATTCCTCTACATATCCTCCTACCCCTGTACAAGAACCTGCACTTATCTGAGATATCCCCACGGAAATCACCTCATCTCTAAACTCAGGAGCCTCCCGTGTAGACAATATCATGCCAGTATAAGGCACTGCCAGGCGTATAATAGCTACCAGCTTTTTAAAGTCGTGATCTGAAACCATATATGGGTAATTCTCAAAGGATACGCCTTCTGCAGGCCTCAATCTGGGAACCGATATGGTATGAGGGCCTACGCCAAAGGTTTCATCAAGGTGTTTTGCATGGAATATCAATCCCATTACTTCAAATTTGTAGTCGTATAACCCAAATAAAGCACCCAGTCCTACATCATCTATTCCCGCTTTCATTGCTCTATCCATGGCTGTCGTATGCCAATCATAATCAGACTTTGGCCCCATTGGATGCATTTTTTTATATGTTTCCCTGTGATATGTTTCCTGGAATAAGATATATGTCCCTATACCAGCTTCTTTAAGTTTTCTGAATTCATCAATAGTGGTTGCCGCTATATTTACATTTACCCTCCTTATATTTCCTTTATCTTTCTGCGTGGCGTATATAGTTTTTATAGCGTCTACCACATATTCAATAGGATTTTCTACAGGATCTTCTCCCAACTCAATAGCCAGTCTTTTATGCCCAAGGGATTCTAAGATTCGCACTTCTTCGGCTATTTCTTCCATTGTAAGTTTTCTTCTCTTTATTCGGGTATTAGATCTGTGATAAGCGCAATACACACAGTTATTAACACAATAATTGCTTATATATAGCGGCGCAAACAGTACTATCCGTTTGCCATATATCTTTTCTTTGATAATGCGGGCAGCCTTATATATCTTCTCCAGTTCATTATCATCTTCTACCTGCAGCAGGGTCGCTACCTCCAAAGGCGTAAGACCTTTAGCTTCAAGGGATTTGTCGATTATCCTATCCACGTCAAACTGACGCCTTTTACCTTCTTCTAAAAGCTCATTGATCAAATCCTCATTGATAAAATCTGCCTTTTCCCATTCTTCCTTTTTAATCATAAAAACATCTCCTCTCTAAAAATCACTGCCCAGCTTTATAGCTCCCATAATCCGTACCCACTTCTCTCCCCAGCGACCTTATAATCCCTTCAATGCACATACGGCAATTAGCTGGTTGTTCGCCTATGCATATCTTGGATGGATATATCTCATATCTAGGTCTGTACTGCGAAGGCATCACGTTAGGCATAACCACATTAGCACCCGCCATCAAAGCTTTTTGCCTGCCTTGCGGATGTATAGTCCCTACTGCTGTAGTTGCCGGTATGTTTGCATAGGGCAACATAAGTCGCACAATCGCCACCACACGTAACGTCATTTCCAGTGTCCCCATTGCCTCACCTCTAAACGGCGTATTACTGTGAGGTATGAACGGCCCTATCCCAGCCATTTCCACATCCAATTCTTTTAAAAGCATTATATCCTCCGCCAGGTGCGCGATCGTCTGACCAGGCAATCCTACGATATTGCCAGATCCCACTTCATATCCAAGATCTTTAAGCATCATAAGGCATCTTATCCTGTCGTCATAATTCATATCAGGGTGCATTGCAGCATAATGTTCTGGATTTGCCGTTTCAAACTTCAAAAGGTATCTATCAGCGCCAGCCTGCCGCATCAATTTATACTCTTCGTAGCTTCTCTCCCCTATGCATAAGGTTACCGCCACATCATCATTTTGTTTTATTCGCCTTATAATATCAGATATAATATCAGCTGTGTAAAATTCGTCTTCTCCTGATTGCAGTACAATAGTCTTATATCCCAACATGGCTGCATTATGAGCAATATCTACAATTTCATCAGGAGATAATCTGTATCGCAATAAAGAAGTATTATCGCGCCTCAAACCGCAGTAATTGCAATTTCGCCTGCAGTGACTAGAAAACTCTACAAGCCCTCTCAAATGTACAAAATCGCCTACCGTCTCATGTCTTAATTGATCTGCTTTTTTAAAGAGGTAAGCTTCATCTTCACTGTTTTCAGGCATTAGAAGGCGCTCTATCTCTTCCTTATCCAGGTTATGTTTCTCATATGCTTTATCCACCAATTGTTTATAATCCATGTTATCACCTCGTAAGCGCCGTCTTTACTCGGACACCAGGTAAATTTCCCAGTTTGCCCGTGAGGGCTCCTATATCGTCAGTCGTTCCATCAACGATAAGCGATATTACAGATAAGCCCCTATCTCTGTACGGTATCCCCATTCTGCCAACAATTATATCGCCGTATAGGCTCAATATCCTATTGAGTTCGTCAGCTACCTGCTCTCTGTGCTCTACCACAATACCTATAACCCCTATGCGCTTTTCCATAATTTCACCTCATTTAAAAAACCTACCTGTAAAGGTAGGCATAATTCAACCATATCTCTTTTACGCCTCCCTTCTTGTCAGGTGTTACCCCTTAAAGTCAGGATACATCTTCTATTTGTTAGAATATTAACATATATACTCCAAGAAGTCAAGTTTTATTTTAAACCCTGGTCATTTGACGCTTTATTAAAGATACTATAAATAAAAGCACAGGTATACCTATCGTCACAGATAATGTATAAGTAAAGTGATTCATAAGATAATAATAGACATCCGT
This DNA window, taken from Caldanaerobius fijiensis DSM 17918, encodes the following:
- the lpdA gene encoding dihydrolipoyl dehydrogenase; translation: MDIEVKVPMLSDKMKKGRIASWHVEEGQYIQKGVHLFDITVNKMNFKVYSDYQGMLTKIVCPTGSTVQPGDVVAVIAQVDEVQATAVSGEMTKQEYKNYDVAIIGAGPGGYVAAIKAAKKGAKVALFEKDKLGGTCLNRGCIPTKSYARAAEVYGIVRQASQFGLDVNINSFAYLKVVQRKDSIVEELREGIDALLKSNGVDVFYSEAKVDKEKNIIFGENKLKAKNIIIATGSSPAQLPIKGIDSKNVMNSDIILDIKSLPQSLCIIGGGVIGMEFAFIMNRFGVKVSVVEMMPNILPTLDHEVSLLIKNIAESRGIRIYTSSTVDKIEEEENGGSIVCIKGENTRHLYVDKVFVSIGRKLNTDIGPIADLLEFDGKAIKVDEYMRTNVDGVYAIGDVTGKMMLAHVASAQGEVAVDNIFGEMQTLDYTKIPAAVFTEPEIGYFGYTEEQAREKFGEIRIGRFDFEHNGRAKTYGETEGFVKVIASKTGEVVGAWIIGSGASELIHTLSTACQAGMDVEALRSVVYSHPTRSETIMEAIKDIFGQSIHKA
- a CDS encoding DUF190 domain-containing protein → MNIKGKGKLLKIFIGESDQWHGEPLYHAIVKKIKENNLAGATVIRGIEGYGANSRVHSARILRLSEDLPIVIEIVDVEDKINNILSVLDDMIKEGFMIVIQDVEIYKYAGSNNNKSKHEKQG
- the crcB gene encoding fluoride efflux transporter CrcB, translated to MYRIILVGIGGFLGASIRYIISGLCVKVFGDTYPYGTLFVNVLGGFFIGLIMEASINGWPIPPNLRIFLTTGVLGGLTTFSTFGYETISMLSDGSYLLGTVNIGLNLILSLVGVWMGKFLAQILL
- a CDS encoding alpha/beta hydrolase, translated to MALIHCDFFSEVLGVSTSMYVILPQATKNQIGMEGRTIRSKHPTLYLLHGLSDDHTIWLRRTSIERYVAPLGLAVVMPAVGRSFYTDMKNGYRYWTFISEELPEIARSFFPLSDKREDNFVAGLSMGGYGAFKLALRCPDKYAAAASLSGALDIVNLVKNAAEPMASEFYNIFGDPQTVEGSDNDLYYLAQKVAQSQGPKPKLYQCCGTEDFLYQGNIAFRDYCQKLGLDITYEEGPGQHEWGFWDKYIQNVLKWLPL
- a CDS encoding AEC family transporter, with the translated sequence MIFIDAAQGILAILVMISVGYVLTSKGWFNEEIASLFSKLVVNISLPALMISNLMDTFTKDKLLHYGMGSLAAFASILIAYILAIGLARLLNIDKNRRGAFVALFAFSNTIFIGLPVNQCLFGDKAIPYVLLYYVANTSLFWTIGIYGIARDGNNGDRLPVLSLETIKKIFSPALMGFITGIVFIFLGIKLPRFVMDTFKYIGNLTTPLSMFFIGIVIHDMTVKDIKFDNKVLALLIGRFIISPMVAFAVLYFLPLEILMKKVFIIQSSLPVMAQISIVSRTYGSDHKFAAMMITITTVLSLLVIPFYMYIMNDIL
- the dmpI gene encoding 4-oxalocrotonate tautomerase DmpI; the protein is MPVITIDGPANLSKETKAKLIVNLTNAASETLNIPKQAFTIIIRENNADNIGTGGVQLSELHKA
- a CDS encoding nucleoside hydrolase, with the protein product MAIKMIIDTDIGDDIDDALAIAFALNSPEVELEGITTVFRNVKERARLALTELNVFERHIPVCQGIGRPLINYVDVEEIPCQCEAVNRNIDVIESKNAVEFIIDVCMNSKEKITLVPIGPLTNIAVALRLKPDLAERVRIVLMGGYIGAPQPEWNILCDPEAAHIVFNSGADITMVGLDVTLKCRINEEQMRYFDQSNDKRVKFLRQLISLWQGSNTSQYPILHDPLAVASAIDPSLITVKPIDVEIELAGKYTRGMTIPRDGNSVKAAVDVDVKRFMDMFMKRVAFTSDIDIL
- a CDS encoding MBL fold metallo-hydrolase, whose amino-acid sequence is MRVKFLGTAAAEGWPGLFCQCDACRKARELGGKNIRTRSSCIIDDLYMIDFSADTYYHVLRDHLDLSRVKHLFITHSHEDHFYPQDLQMRKKPFAYFTSNDPLHVYGNDHVKERFDQAGGEEKSDGTLRFHKVNPFETFIAGDAEVTPLLADHAPGEQCYIYAIKLNGKTLLYGHDTGYFPEQTWEYIKKYSFDGVILDCTSGPQESMRYHMGFPTVLKVKQRLLDEKIARENTIFIVNHFSHNGGLMHDEMVEAFSPYGFVVTYDGMEIEI
- a CDS encoding ClC family H(+)/Cl(-) exchange transporter; the protein is MKAKGSITYKTLNEWINFRKQIIIEAFVAGVLAGGIITLFRYILDILGHVIENLYHILRANPVWIFAWAVFLILIGYIVGLILKEEPMVSGSGIPQVEGIITGYIKVNWLRTTLCKFLGGVLSIGAGLSLGREGPSIQLGAAIGQGLSRLLRRFRVEEKYLITCGASAGLAAAFNAPLAGVVFALEELHKNFSPLVLVSTMVASLTADFISSSFFGLKPLFDFSYLTIIPLEKYFYLLGLGVIIGISGVMFNTVLLKTQDIYGKMKIKSELKPLIPMLLSILVGLYLPGALGGGEGIINSLNNANYSLLFVMILLFGKFLFTMVSYGSGVPGGIFMPLLLIGALLGDAYGIGMSRIFHLNPAFIKDFAILAMAGNFAAIVKAPITGALLVTEMTGSFRHLLALSTVSITAYLVTDVFKSKPIYEALLERILKNKRAKITINEENKVLFEIAVCVGSLLDGKRIKDIEWPPHCLLVGIKRGTSELIPRGNTKILPGDYLVILTDESTFADLNEKLSIMATELKGIHLNKS
- the hydG gene encoding [FeFe] hydrogenase H-cluster radical SAM maturase HydG, producing MIKKEEWEKADFINEDLINELLEEGKRRQFDVDRIIDKSLEAKGLTPLEVATLLQVEDDNELEKIYKAARIIKEKIYGKRIVLFAPLYISNYCVNNCVYCAYHRSNTRIKRRKLTMEEIAEEVRILESLGHKRLAIELGEDPVENPIEYVVDAIKTIYATQKDKGNIRRVNVNIAATTIDEFRKLKEAGIGTYILFQETYHRETYKKMHPMGPKSDYDWHTTAMDRAMKAGIDDVGLGALFGLYDYKFEVMGLIFHAKHLDETFGVGPHTISVPRLRPAEGVSFENYPYMVSDHDFKKLVAIIRLAVPYTGMILSTREAPEFRDEVISVGISQISAGSCTGVGGYVEEYEHKKDKEEEKTAQFEVADHRSPDEVIRMLCQSGYVPSYCTACYRKGRTGDRFMALAKTGNIQNCCQPNALLTFKEYLEDYASEETKKVGLKVIEDGLKEIKSDKVRQITIERLKMIEQGQRDLYF
- the hydE gene encoding [FeFe] hydrogenase H-cluster radical SAM maturase HydE; this translates as MDYKQLVDKAYEKHNLDKEEIERLLMPENSEDEAYLFKKADQLRHETVGDFVHLRGLVEFSSHCRRNCNYCGLRRDNTSLLRYRLSPDEIVDIAHNAAMLGYKTIVLQSGEDEFYTADIISDIIRRIKQNDDVAVTLCIGERSYEEYKLMRQAGADRYLLKFETANPEHYAAMHPDMNYDDRIRCLMMLKDLGYEVGSGNIVGLPGQTIAHLAEDIMLLKELDVEMAGIGPFIPHSNTPFRGEAMGTLEMTLRVVAIVRLMLPYANIPATTAVGTIHPQGRQKALMAGANVVMPNVMPSQYRPRYEIYPSKICIGEQPANCRMCIEGIIRSLGREVGTDYGSYKAGQ
- a CDS encoding TM1266 family iron-only hydrogenase system putative regulator, with amino-acid sequence MEKRIGVIGIVVEHREQVADELNRILSLYGDIIVGRMGIPYRDRGLSVISLIVDGTTDDIGALTGKLGNLPGVRVKTALTR